The Brenneria rubrifaciens genome has a window encoding:
- a CDS encoding polyamine ABC transporter substrate-binding protein, whose protein sequence is MFKSKTRLKKIAVSAFLVAAACQAQAETLTVISFGGLNKEAQDKAFYKPFAAAGKGTVEAGEYNGEMARIRAMVETGQVGWDLVEVEGPELMRGCNEGLFEPLDWSKLGDQSQFVKGAVSECGAGIFLWSTALTYNAQKLSQAPKGWADFWDVKTYPGKRALRKSAKFTLEIALLADGVKREDLYNVLATPTGVDRAFKKLDQIKANIQWWESGAQPVQWLVSGDVVMTSAYNGRVASAQNEGHDFRIVWTDSIYDLDSWAIVKGSKHKALAEQFIAFASLPENQKVFAENIPYGPTHVKAISMLKPEIAQNLPTAPENLENALQVDTEFWIDHGEELEQRFNAWAAQ, encoded by the coding sequence ATGTTTAAAAGCAAAACGAGATTAAAAAAAATTGCCGTATCCGCGTTTCTTGTCGCCGCAGCTTGTCAGGCGCAGGCGGAGACCCTCACCGTCATCTCTTTCGGCGGCCTGAACAAAGAGGCGCAGGATAAAGCGTTTTACAAACCGTTTGCCGCTGCCGGTAAAGGCACTGTTGAAGCCGGTGAATATAACGGCGAGATGGCGCGTATCCGTGCGATGGTGGAAACCGGTCAGGTTGGCTGGGATCTGGTGGAAGTCGAAGGCCCGGAGCTGATGCGCGGGTGTAACGAAGGGTTGTTTGAACCGCTTGACTGGTCGAAGCTGGGCGATCAGTCTCAGTTTGTCAAAGGCGCGGTTTCAGAATGCGGCGCCGGTATCTTCCTGTGGTCGACCGCGCTGACCTACAATGCGCAAAAATTGTCGCAGGCGCCGAAAGGCTGGGCGGATTTCTGGGATGTGAAAACCTATCCGGGAAAACGCGCGCTGCGTAAAAGCGCCAAATTTACCCTGGAAATCGCGTTGCTGGCCGACGGCGTGAAGCGTGAAGATCTTTACAACGTGCTGGCGACGCCAACCGGTGTCGATCGCGCTTTCAAAAAGCTGGATCAGATCAAAGCTAATATTCAATGGTGGGAATCCGGCGCGCAGCCTGTGCAATGGCTGGTTTCCGGCGATGTGGTGATGACCTCCGCCTACAATGGCCGAGTGGCGTCCGCGCAGAATGAAGGGCATGACTTCAGGATCGTTTGGACTGACAGTATCTACGATCTGGATAGCTGGGCGATCGTCAAAGGTTCCAAACACAAAGCGCTGGCGGAGCAATTCATTGCGTTTGCCAGCCTGCCTGAAAATCAGAAAGTGTTTGCGGAAAATATTCCCTACGGCCCGACGCATGTGAAAGCCATCTCGATGCTGAAGCCCGAGATTGCCCAAAACCTGCCGACCGCCCCGGAAAACCTGGAAAACGCCTTGCAGGTGGATACCGAGTTCTGGATTGACCACGGCGAAGAACTGGAACAGCGTTTCAACGCCTGGGCTGCGCAATAA
- a CDS encoding ABC transporter permease, with amino-acid sequence MSQSEMLAVTPSSREKEGNAKLKQQLRTAQAVYKKRSLLLIAPLFLFIVVSFLFPITSILGKSISNPELRETMPATIAAMRLWSGKDVPDETVFKAVVSDLREARGSGKVAAVTKRLGYEGSEYRTLITRTLRKLPAEGSADIRGQLIDAQPLWGELSTWQTLDRASRPFTSYYLLAVFDHKVDAKTQQIVAQPADQALYVDVLLRTLLMAGIVTLLCVGLGYPLSYWLAKQPANRANLLLILVLLPFWTSLIVRTASWIVLLQSGGLINQTLINIGIINEPLVLVFNRVGVYISMTHILLPFFILPLYAVMKGISPNYVRAAVSLGAHPFTAFWRVYVPQTYAGVTAGALLVFMMAIGYYITPALLGGPSDQMLSYFVAFFTNTTMNWGMAAALGTQLLVIVTLLYVLYIRVTRTNAEIAAR; translated from the coding sequence ATGTCCCAGAGCGAAATGCTGGCCGTCACGCCATCATCCCGCGAGAAAGAAGGGAATGCCAAACTGAAGCAGCAATTGCGCACCGCGCAGGCGGTTTACAAGAAGCGTTCACTCTTGCTGATTGCGCCGCTGTTTCTGTTTATCGTGGTGAGTTTCCTCTTTCCCATTACTTCGATTCTGGGAAAAAGTATCTCGAATCCTGAACTGCGCGAAACCATGCCGGCCACGATTGCCGCGATGCGCCTTTGGTCTGGCAAGGATGTCCCGGATGAGACGGTATTCAAAGCGGTGGTGAGCGATCTGCGTGAAGCCCGCGGCAGCGGGAAAGTCGCCGCCGTCACCAAGCGTTTGGGTTATGAAGGTTCTGAATACCGGACATTGATTACCCGCACATTGCGCAAACTGCCGGCGGAAGGCAGCGCTGATATTCGCGGGCAACTGATCGATGCACAGCCCTTATGGGGAGAGCTATCGACCTGGCAGACGCTGGATCGCGCTTCCCGCCCGTTTACCAGTTATTACCTGTTAGCGGTATTCGATCATAAAGTCGATGCCAAAACTCAGCAGATTGTCGCGCAGCCCGCTGATCAAGCCCTGTATGTCGATGTGTTGTTACGTACCTTGCTGATGGCGGGGATCGTCACCTTGCTGTGCGTCGGTCTGGGGTATCCGCTGTCTTACTGGCTGGCGAAACAGCCCGCCAATCGCGCTAATTTATTGTTGATTCTGGTATTACTGCCGTTTTGGACATCGCTGATTGTGCGCACCGCCAGTTGGATCGTGTTATTGCAGTCCGGCGGCCTGATTAACCAGACGCTGATCAATATCGGTATCATCAACGAGCCGCTGGTGCTGGTGTTTAATCGCGTTGGCGTTTACATCTCAATGACGCACATTTTGCTGCCGTTCTTCATTCTGCCCTTGTACGCGGTCATGAAAGGCATTTCCCCTAACTATGTACGCGCCGCAGTATCGCTGGGCGCGCATCCTTTTACCGCATTCTGGCGCGTGTATGTGCCGCAGACTTATGCGGGCGTGACGGCTGGCGCGCTGCTGGTGTTCATGATGGCGATTGGTTATTACATCACCCCCGCGCTGCTGGGAGGGCCGAGCGACCAGATGCTGAGTTATTTCGTCGCCTTCTTCACCAACACGACGATGA